In Nocardia sputorum, a single genomic region encodes these proteins:
- a CDS encoding WhiB family transcriptional regulator produces MFESIEEQWQERALCAQTDPEAFFPEKGGSTREAKRICMGCEVRDECLEYALAHDERFGIWGGLSERERRRLKRGIG; encoded by the coding sequence ATGTTCGAATCCATCGAAGAGCAGTGGCAGGAGCGCGCCCTGTGCGCGCAGACCGATCCAGAGGCGTTCTTCCCCGAGAAGGGCGGCTCGACCCGCGAGGCCAAAAGGATCTGCATGGGCTGCGAGGTACGCGACGAGTGCCTGGAATACGCGCTCGCGCACGATGAGCGCTTCGGTATCTGGGGTGGCCTCTCCGAGCGGGAGCGCCGCCGCCTCAAGCGCGGCATCGGCTGA
- a CDS encoding TetR/AcrR family transcriptional regulator, with protein MPRNGTRIPYQEAARDLLRTSVLDAMRELLTERDWSKITLGDVAARAGVSRQTLYNEFGSRSGLTQAYALRLADFLVDHVDAAINGNVGDVRAAFRDGMANFFFDAASDPLVQSLVAGEVKLDLLRLITLDAGPLLEHATERLSRAFQHSWVASTAAESDVIAHALVRIALSYIPTPPGPGRDAPAELSALLSPYVEAILAARVQS; from the coding sequence ATGCCGCGCAACGGAACCAGGATTCCCTACCAGGAGGCCGCGCGGGACCTGCTGCGGACGTCGGTCCTGGACGCGATGCGCGAACTGCTCACCGAGCGGGATTGGTCCAAGATCACGCTCGGTGACGTCGCGGCCAGGGCGGGCGTGAGCAGGCAGACGCTGTACAACGAATTCGGCTCGCGCAGCGGCCTCACCCAGGCCTACGCGCTGCGCCTGGCCGACTTCCTGGTCGATCACGTCGACGCCGCGATCAACGGCAACGTCGGCGACGTCCGCGCCGCGTTCCGCGACGGGATGGCCAACTTCTTCTTCGACGCGGCGTCCGACCCGCTGGTGCAGTCCCTGGTCGCGGGCGAGGTGAAGCTGGATCTGCTGCGCCTGATCACGCTCGACGCGGGACCTTTGCTCGAGCACGCGACCGAACGGCTGTCGCGCGCCTTCCAGCACAGCTGGGTGGCATCGACGGCGGCCGAATCGGACGTGATCGCGCACGCGCTGGTGCGCATCGCCCTCAGCTACATTCCCACTCCGCCCGGTCCTGGCCGCGACGCGCCCGCGGAATTGAGCGCGCTGCTGAGTCCTTACGTCGAAGCGATCCTCGCCGCGCGGGTGCAGAGCTGA
- the mtrA gene encoding MtrAB system response regulator MtrA — MKPKILVVDDDMALAEMLTIVLRGEGFDPHVVGDGTQALAAVREIRPDLVLLDLMLPGMNGIDVCRVLRADSGVPIVMLTAKTDTVDVVLGLESGADDYIVKPFKPKELVARVRARLRRTEEEPAELLSIADIVIDVPAHKVSRGGAQISLTPLEFDLLVALARKPRQVFTREVLLEQVWGYRHAADTRLVNVHVQRLRAKVEKDPENPEIVLTVRGVGYKAGPP; from the coding sequence ATGAAGCCGAAGATTCTGGTCGTCGACGACGATATGGCACTCGCTGAGATGCTGACGATCGTCTTGCGCGGGGAAGGGTTCGACCCGCACGTGGTCGGCGACGGCACACAGGCCCTGGCGGCGGTTCGCGAGATCCGCCCCGATTTGGTGCTGCTGGACCTGATGCTGCCCGGCATGAACGGCATCGACGTGTGCCGTGTGCTGCGGGCCGATTCCGGGGTTCCGATCGTGATGCTCACGGCGAAGACCGACACGGTCGACGTCGTGCTGGGTCTGGAATCGGGCGCCGACGATTACATCGTCAAGCCCTTCAAGCCGAAGGAACTCGTCGCCCGGGTGCGGGCCCGCCTGCGCCGCACCGAGGAGGAGCCCGCCGAGCTGCTGTCGATCGCCGATATCGTGATCGACGTGCCCGCGCACAAGGTCAGCCGCGGCGGCGCGCAGATCTCGCTGACACCGCTGGAGTTCGACCTGCTCGTCGCTCTGGCTCGTAAGCCGCGTCAGGTGTTCACCCGTGAGGTCCTGCTCGAGCAGGTCTGGGGCTACCGGCATGCCGCCGACACCCGCTTGGTGAACGTCCACGTGCAGCGGCTGCGGGCGAAGGTCGAGAAGGATCCCGAGAACCCGGAGATCGTGCTGACCGTCCGCGGTGTCGGTTACAAGGCCGGACCGCCGTGA
- a CDS encoding coenzyme F420-0:L-glutamate ligase: MTTPIDHAAGELRILPVTGLPEFRPGDDLAAHIARCAPWLADGDVLVVTSKIVAKVEGRIVQAPLDPEERDAARRRLVDQEAVRVLARKGRTLITENKLGIVQAASGVDGSNVEQGELVLLPVDPDASAKALRAALAERLGVTVAVVVTDTMGRAWRNGQTDAAIGAAGLRVLHDYAGAVDGQGNELFVTQVAVADELAAAADLVKGKLGGVPVAVVRGLPIVDDGSGAADLLRGGTDDLFWLGTAEAIERGRREAILLRRSIRQFSDAPVDPERVRSAVSVALTAPAPHHTRPVRFVWLRTPELRARLLEAMAEKWRADLTADGLPPERIERRVARGRILFDAPEVIIPFCVPDGAHDYPDERRRANERTMFTVAVGAAVQGLLVALATEGIGSCWIGSTIFAPEVTRAVLGLAEDWSPLGAIAVGHPLEDLTPRQPTGAGAGLVEL; the protein is encoded by the coding sequence GTGACCACACCCATCGATCACGCGGCCGGGGAGCTGCGCATCCTGCCCGTCACCGGGCTGCCCGAATTCCGTCCCGGCGACGACCTCGCCGCGCACATCGCCCGCTGCGCGCCCTGGCTGGCCGACGGGGACGTGCTGGTGGTGACCAGCAAGATCGTCGCCAAGGTCGAGGGGCGCATCGTGCAGGCGCCGCTGGACCCCGAGGAGCGCGACGCCGCCCGGCGCAGGCTCGTGGACCAGGAGGCGGTGCGGGTGCTCGCCCGCAAGGGCCGCACCTTGATCACCGAGAACAAGCTGGGGATCGTGCAGGCGGCCTCCGGCGTGGACGGCTCGAACGTCGAGCAGGGCGAACTCGTGCTGCTGCCCGTCGACCCGGACGCCAGCGCCAAGGCGTTGCGCGCCGCGCTCGCCGAGCGGCTGGGCGTGACGGTCGCGGTGGTCGTCACCGACACGATGGGCCGTGCCTGGCGCAACGGGCAGACCGACGCCGCCATCGGCGCGGCGGGCCTGCGGGTGCTGCACGACTACGCCGGCGCGGTCGACGGTCAGGGCAACGAGCTGTTCGTCACCCAGGTGGCCGTGGCGGACGAACTGGCCGCGGCCGCCGACCTGGTCAAAGGCAAACTCGGCGGTGTCCCGGTCGCCGTGGTGCGCGGGTTGCCGATCGTCGACGACGGCTCGGGCGCCGCCGATCTGCTCCGCGGCGGCACCGACGACCTGTTCTGGCTCGGCACCGCGGAGGCGATCGAACGCGGCCGCAGAGAGGCGATCCTGCTGCGTCGCTCGATCCGCCAGTTCTCCGACGCGCCCGTCGATCCCGAGCGCGTCCGCTCGGCGGTGTCGGTCGCGCTGACCGCGCCCGCTCCGCACCACACGCGCCCTGTGCGGTTCGTGTGGCTGCGTACGCCGGAACTGCGCGCTCGGCTGCTCGAGGCGATGGCGGAGAAGTGGCGAGCGGATCTGACCGCGGACGGCCTGCCGCCGGAACGGATCGAGCGCCGGGTCGCCCGCGGGCGCATCCTGTTCGACGCGCCCGAGGTGATCATCCCGTTCTGCGTGCCGGACGGCGCGCACGACTATCCGGACGAGCGCAGGCGGGCGAACGAGCGCACCATGTTCACCGTCGCGGTGGGCGCCGCGGTGCAGGGCCTGCTGGTCGCGTTGGCGACCGAGGGGATCGGCAGTTGCTGGATCGGGTCGACGATCTTCGCGCCGGAGGTCACGCGTGCGGTGCTGGGCCTGGCCGAGGACTGGAGCCCCCTGGGCGCCATCGCCGTCGGTCATCCGCTCGAGGACCTGACTCCGCGGCAGCCGACGGGTGCGGGCGCAGGGCTGGTCGAGCTGTGA
- the ahcY gene encoding adenosylhomocysteinase, producing the protein MTTSELPARTSLTADVRNGIDYKVADLSLADFGRKEIRLAEHEMPGLMALRREYAEVRPLQGARISGSLHMTVQTAVLIETLTSLGAEVRWASCNIFSTQDHAAAAVVVGPNGTVDEPKGTPVFAWKGETLEEYWWAAEQMLTWPGEPANMILDDGGDATMLVLRGAQFEKAGVVPPEDEDHSAEYKVFLNLLRERFETDRGKWTKIAESVRGVTEETTTGVLRLYQFAAAGELVFPAINVNDSVTKSKFDNKYGTRHSLIDGINRGTDVLIGGKKILICGYGDVGKGCAESLAGQGARVQVTEIDPINALQALMDGYDVVTVEKAIGEADIVITATGNKDIITLDHMKAMKDQAILGNIGHFDNEIDMAALERSGATKLNIKPQVDLWTFKETGRSILVLSEGRLLNLGNATGHPSFVMSNSFSNQVIAQIELWTKPEEYDNEVYRLPKHLDEKVARIHVEALGGELTKLTKDQAEYIGVDVEGPYKPDHYRY; encoded by the coding sequence ATGACCACCTCAGAACTTCCCGCACGCACGTCGTTGACCGCCGATGTCCGCAACGGCATCGACTACAAGGTGGCGGATCTGTCGCTGGCCGATTTCGGCCGCAAGGAGATCCGCCTCGCCGAACACGAGATGCCCGGTCTGATGGCGCTGCGCCGTGAGTACGCCGAGGTGCGGCCGCTGCAGGGCGCGCGCATCTCCGGCTCGCTGCACATGACCGTGCAGACCGCGGTGCTGATCGAGACCCTGACCAGCCTGGGCGCCGAGGTCCGCTGGGCCTCCTGCAACATCTTCTCCACCCAGGACCACGCGGCGGCCGCCGTGGTCGTCGGCCCGAACGGCACCGTCGATGAGCCCAAGGGCACCCCGGTGTTCGCCTGGAAGGGCGAGACGCTGGAGGAGTACTGGTGGGCGGCCGAGCAGATGCTCACCTGGCCGGGCGAGCCGGCCAACATGATCCTCGACGACGGCGGTGACGCCACCATGCTCGTGCTGCGCGGCGCGCAGTTCGAGAAGGCGGGCGTCGTGCCGCCGGAGGACGAGGACCACTCGGCCGAGTACAAGGTGTTCCTGAACCTGCTGCGCGAGCGCTTCGAGACCGACCGCGGCAAGTGGACGAAGATCGCCGAGTCGGTACGCGGCGTCACCGAGGAGACCACCACCGGCGTGCTGCGGCTCTACCAGTTCGCGGCGGCGGGCGAGCTGGTGTTCCCCGCGATCAACGTCAACGACTCGGTCACCAAGAGCAAGTTCGACAACAAGTACGGCACCCGCCACTCGCTGATCGACGGCATCAACCGCGGCACCGACGTGCTCATCGGCGGCAAGAAGATATTGATCTGCGGCTACGGCGATGTCGGCAAGGGCTGCGCGGAATCGCTTGCCGGACAGGGCGCCCGGGTGCAGGTCACCGAGATCGACCCGATCAACGCGCTGCAGGCGCTGATGGACGGCTACGACGTGGTGACCGTGGAGAAGGCGATCGGCGAGGCCGACATCGTCATCACCGCCACCGGCAACAAGGACATCATCACCCTCGACCACATGAAGGCGATGAAGGACCAGGCCATCCTCGGCAACATCGGCCACTTCGACAACGAGATCGACATGGCGGCGCTGGAGCGTTCCGGCGCAACGAAATTGAACATCAAGCCGCAGGTCGATCTGTGGACGTTCAAGGAGACCGGCCGCTCGATCCTGGTGCTGTCGGAAGGGCGTCTGCTCAACCTCGGCAACGCGACCGGCCACCCGTCCTTCGTGATGTCGAACAGCTTCTCCAACCAGGTGATCGCCCAGATCGAGCTGTGGACCAAGCCGGAGGAGTACGACAACGAGGTCTACCGGCTGCCGAAGCACCTCGACGAGAAGGTCGCCCGCATCCACGTCGAAGCGCTCGGCGGCGAGCTGACCAAGCTCACCAAGGACCAGGCCGAGTACATCGGCGTCGACGTCGAGGGCCCGTACAAGCCGGACCACTACCGCTACTGA
- a CDS encoding rubredoxin, giving the protein MTEYKLYQCIQCGFEYDEAEGWPEDGIAPGTRWDDIPDDWTCPDCGAAKADFYMVEIERS; this is encoded by the coding sequence ATGACGGAGTACAAGCTCTACCAGTGCATCCAGTGTGGTTTCGAATACGACGAAGCCGAGGGCTGGCCGGAGGACGGCATCGCGCCGGGCACCCGCTGGGACGACATCCCCGACGACTGGACCTGTCCGGACTGCGGCGCCGCCAAGGCGGATTTCTACATGGTCGAAATCGAACGGTCGTGA
- a CDS encoding rubredoxin: MSAYRCPVCDYVFDEAKGAPHEGFPAGTRWEAVPDDWCCPDCGVREKIDFEPIGT, encoded by the coding sequence GTGAGCGCGTATCGCTGCCCCGTCTGCGACTACGTTTTCGACGAGGCGAAAGGTGCGCCGCACGAGGGCTTTCCGGCGGGCACCCGGTGGGAGGCGGTTCCGGACGACTGGTGCTGCCCGGACTGTGGTGTACGGGAAAAGATCGACTTCGAGCCGATAGGGACATAG
- the cofD gene encoding 2-phospho-L-lactate transferase: protein MAVLVGGVGGARFLQGVRELLPEADVSAIVNVGDDVWMHGLRICPDLDTCMYTLGGGIDTERGWGRVGETWHAKEELAKYHAQPDWFGLGDRDIATHLIRTEMLRAGYRLSAVTEALCNRWQPGVKLIPATDDRCETHVVVTDPDNPGERRAIHFQEWWVRYRANIDTHGFATIGADEAKPAPNVIDIIESADVVLLAPSNPVVSIGAILAVPGIRGALRTTAAKVIGVSGVIDGKPLRGMADECLSVIGVETTAEAIGRYYGARSATGILDGWLIHSTDTAEVPGVEVRSVPLLMTDPPTTAEMVRQALDLAGVAL from the coding sequence ATCGCCGTGCTGGTCGGCGGCGTCGGTGGCGCGCGTTTCCTTCAGGGCGTCCGGGAACTGCTGCCCGAGGCGGACGTCTCCGCGATCGTGAACGTCGGCGACGACGTCTGGATGCACGGGCTCCGGATCTGCCCCGACCTCGATACCTGCATGTATACGCTGGGTGGAGGCATTGATACCGAGCGTGGCTGGGGCCGGGTCGGCGAGACCTGGCACGCCAAGGAGGAACTCGCGAAATATCACGCGCAGCCGGACTGGTTCGGCTTGGGCGACCGCGATATCGCCACGCATCTGATCCGTACCGAAATGTTGCGCGCCGGGTACCGGCTCTCCGCGGTCACCGAGGCGCTGTGCAACAGGTGGCAGCCCGGCGTGAAACTGATCCCGGCAACCGACGATCGCTGCGAAACGCATGTCGTGGTGACCGATCCGGACAACCCTGGCGAACGGCGCGCGATCCATTTTCAAGAGTGGTGGGTTCGCTACCGCGCGAACATCGACACCCATGGATTCGCCACAATTGGCGCCGATGAAGCCAAACCTGCCCCAAATGTGATCGATATCATAGAATCCGCCGACGTGGTCCTCCTCGCGCCGTCGAACCCCGTCGTGAGCATCGGCGCCATCCTCGCGGTGCCCGGGATCCGCGGCGCGCTGCGCACCACCGCGGCCAAGGTGATCGGCGTTTCCGGCGTGATCGACGGCAAGCCGTTGCGCGGCATGGCCGACGAGTGCCTGTCGGTGATCGGGGTGGAGACCACGGCCGAGGCGATCGGCCGGTACTACGGCGCGCGTTCGGCCACGGGGATCCTGGACGGCTGGCTGATCCACAGCACCGACACCGCCGAGGTGCCCGGGGTCGAGGTGCGCAGCGTGCCTTTGTTGATGACCGACCCGCCCACCACCGCCGAAATGGTGCGTCAGGCCCTGGATCTCGCTGGAGTCGCCCTGTGA
- a CDS encoding dTMP kinase, with amino-acid sequence MGVLIAVEGLDGAGKRTLIERVVADLRGRGLRVATMAFPRYRVSVHADLAAEALRGAHGDLAGSVSGMALLFALDRADAADELSKLLADNDVVLLDRYVASNAAYSAARLGQSADGEIVDWVGELEFGRFALPEPALQVLLDVPTELAAERARKRGELDAERALDAYERDGGLQHRTGAVYRELAERHWRGPWWTYRSEDGPASLAARIAEIVGR; translated from the coding sequence ATGGGAGTGCTGATAGCGGTCGAGGGGCTCGACGGCGCGGGTAAGCGGACGCTGATCGAGCGGGTGGTCGCCGATCTGCGTGGTCGCGGGCTGCGCGTCGCGACGATGGCCTTCCCCCGCTACCGGGTCTCGGTGCACGCCGACCTGGCCGCGGAGGCGCTGCGCGGCGCGCACGGCGACCTCGCGGGCTCGGTCAGCGGCATGGCCCTGCTGTTCGCGCTGGATCGCGCGGACGCCGCAGACGAGCTGTCGAAGCTGTTGGCCGACAACGACGTTGTGCTCCTGGACCGTTATGTCGCTTCCAACGCCGCCTATTCGGCCGCCCGCCTCGGGCAGTCGGCGGACGGCGAAATCGTGGATTGGGTGGGCGAATTGGAGTTCGGCCGATTCGCTCTGCCGGAGCCCGCGCTCCAGGTGTTGCTGGACGTGCCGACCGAACTCGCCGCCGAGCGTGCCCGCAAGCGTGGCGAACTCGACGCCGAGCGCGCGCTCGACGCGTACGAGCGCGACGGCGGTCTGCAGCACCGGACCGGTGCGGTGTACCGTGAGCTGGCCGAACGCCACTGGCGCGGACCGTGGTGGACCTATCGATCCGAGGACGGCCCGGCTTCGCTGGCCGCGCGCATCGCCGAAATCGTTGGTCGATAA
- a CDS encoding alkane 1-monooxygenase: MGSPDPKRHLWVLGLLAPSSALLPSQLVLHTGLEVFWWIGPIIVLIVIPVLDWSIGVDGSNPKDEDYELLSNDRYYRWCTYLMLPVQLIGLVIASYMWAGDDLSVVDKLGLATTLGFVSGIGINAAHELGHRVEHLERWLAKIALAQSGYGHFFVEHNRGHHVRVATPEDPASARLGESLWEFLPRSVSGSFRSALALERERLARKGKGWWSVHNHILQAWSMTLVLFGALIAAFGYQVLPWLLLQAVIGIGLLETVNYVEHYGLLRARRANGMYARCSPRDSWNSDHLVTNIFLFHLQRHSDHHANPGRRYQTLRTSEQAPQLPAGYAAMIVLAAIPPLWRWMMDDRVLAHYGGDITLANIQPRKRGRILAARGATA, translated from the coding sequence GTGGGATCGCCCGATCCCAAACGCCATCTGTGGGTTCTCGGCTTGCTCGCGCCGTCGTCGGCCTTGCTGCCCTCACAACTGGTGCTGCACACCGGTCTCGAGGTGTTCTGGTGGATCGGCCCGATCATCGTGCTGATCGTCATCCCGGTGCTGGACTGGTCGATCGGCGTGGACGGCAGCAATCCGAAGGACGAGGACTACGAGCTGCTCTCCAACGACCGGTACTACCGGTGGTGCACCTACTTGATGCTCCCGGTGCAGCTGATCGGCCTGGTGATCGCGAGCTACATGTGGGCCGGTGACGACCTGAGCGTGGTCGACAAGCTCGGTCTGGCGACGACCCTCGGATTCGTCAGCGGCATCGGCATCAACGCCGCCCACGAACTCGGGCACCGGGTGGAGCACCTGGAGCGCTGGCTGGCCAAAATCGCGCTGGCCCAGTCCGGATACGGGCACTTCTTCGTCGAGCACAACCGCGGCCATCATGTGCGGGTGGCGACACCGGAGGATCCGGCCAGCGCCCGGCTGGGGGAGTCGCTGTGGGAGTTCCTGCCACGCAGCGTTTCCGGCAGTTTCCGGTCCGCGCTAGCACTCGAGCGGGAGCGGCTCGCGCGCAAGGGCAAGGGCTGGTGGAGCGTGCACAACCACATCCTGCAGGCATGGTCGATGACGCTGGTGCTGTTCGGCGCGCTGATCGCGGCGTTCGGCTACCAGGTGCTGCCGTGGCTGCTGTTGCAGGCCGTGATCGGCATCGGCCTGCTGGAGACGGTGAACTACGTCGAGCACTACGGATTGCTGCGGGCGCGCCGCGCGAACGGCATGTACGCTCGCTGCTCGCCGCGCGACAGCTGGAACAGCGACCACCTGGTCACCAACATCTTCCTGTTCCACCTGCAGCGGCACAGCGACCACCACGCCAATCCGGGCCGCCGCTACCAGACCCTGCGTACCTCCGAGCAGGCCCCGCAACTGCCCGCGGGCTACGCCGCCATGATCGTGCTGGCCGCCATCCCGCCGCTGTGGCGGTGGATGATGGACGACCGCGTCCTCGCCCACTACGGCGGCGACATCACCTTGGCGAACATTCAGCCGCGCAAGCGGGGCCGCATCCTGGCGGCGCGCGGGGCGACGGCGTAA
- a CDS encoding metallopeptidase family protein codes for MARSRKRRPPTARSVIRRGRGVRGPMLPPTVPAWRTRGQKFDRLVLEAFAPLDSRWHDRLTKLDIAVDDVPKIRPLHPDSVTWPDEVVADGPVPLSRLIPAGVDRHGAATRARVVLFRKPLELRASDPDDLVDLLREVLVQQVATYLGVDPDVIDPEAE; via the coding sequence ATGGCACGTTCCCGTAAGCGCCGACCGCCGACCGCCCGGTCGGTGATCCGCCGCGGCCGCGGAGTGCGCGGGCCGATGCTGCCACCCACGGTTCCCGCCTGGCGGACCCGCGGCCAGAAGTTCGACCGGCTGGTCCTGGAGGCGTTCGCCCCGTTGGACTCCCGCTGGCACGACCGGCTCACCAAACTCGACATCGCGGTCGACGACGTTCCGAAGATCCGTCCGCTGCATCCCGATTCGGTCACCTGGCCGGATGAGGTGGTCGCCGACGGCCCGGTGCCCCTCTCGCGGCTCATCCCGGCCGGCGTCGACCGGCACGGCGCGGCGACCCGGGCGCGGGTGGTGCTGTTCCGCAAGCCGCTCGAGCTGCGCGCCAGCGACCCCGACGACCTGGTGGATCTGCTGCGGGAAGTGCTGGTCCAGCAGGTCGCGACCTACCTCGGCGTCGACCCGGACGTGATCGATCCGGAAGCCGAGTGA
- a CDS encoding NUDIX hydrolase yields the protein MSAESLHASATELLETWCPATGPERSLREAMLAFLGSAPRGCLREHAPGHITASAVVFSHDGREVLLTLHPRVGRWIQLGGHCEERDETVAGAALREATEESGIADLRLAPGLYGAQAHPITCSLGVPTRHLDLLFRITAPAGAIPVRSHESTDLRWWPVNALPIDADVLLR from the coding sequence GTGAGCGCGGAGTCGCTGCACGCTTCGGCCACCGAACTGCTCGAAACCTGGTGTCCGGCAACCGGTCCGGAGCGATCGCTGCGTGAGGCGATGCTGGCCTTCCTCGGTTCGGCCCCGCGGGGTTGCCTGCGCGAGCACGCGCCGGGCCATATCACCGCCTCCGCGGTCGTCTTCTCCCACGACGGGCGGGAGGTGCTGCTCACCCTGCACCCGCGGGTGGGACGCTGGATCCAGCTCGGCGGCCACTGCGAGGAGCGGGACGAGACGGTCGCGGGCGCCGCGCTGCGTGAAGCCACCGAGGAGTCCGGCATCGCGGACCTGCGGCTGGCGCCGGGGTTGTACGGCGCGCAGGCGCACCCCATCACCTGCTCGCTGGGCGTGCCCACCAGACATCTGGACCTCCTGTTCCGCATCACCGCCCCCGCCGGTGCGATCCCGGTGCGCAGCCACGAATCGACCGACCTGCGCTGGTGGCCGGTGAACGCGCTGCCCATCGACGCCGACGTCCTGCTGCGGTGA
- a CDS encoding alkane 1-monooxygenase translates to MSTHADTSAQPVEVPAWRDRKRYMWLWGLFAPAGLFLIGLPLIWGLNELGWHRLAQVPFWLGPILVYVLIPIADIFFGPDGDNPPDEVMEYLENDKYYRYLTYLYLPLQYATLLMAAYLITADEVSWLGIDGGLHVVDKIGLAITVGMIGGIGINTAHELGHKKVDLERWLSRIALAQSCYGHFYIEHNRGHHVRVATPEDPASSRVGETFWAFWPRTVWGSLKSSWRLEKVRLERLGKKPWSLRNEVLSAWLMSVALFAVLIAVFGIELLPYLILQAVVGFSLLEAVNYLEHYGLVRQRTAGGRYERPAPVHSWNSDHIVTNIFLYHLQRHSDHHAYPTRRYQTLRSWDGAPNLPSGYASMILLAYFPPLWRRVMDKRVLAHYDGDITRANIDPRKREKVLARYGSADAGGAERETA, encoded by the coding sequence ATGTCGACGCACGCCGACACGTCCGCCCAGCCGGTCGAGGTACCGGCCTGGCGGGATCGCAAGCGCTACATGTGGCTGTGGGGTTTGTTCGCCCCGGCCGGCCTGTTCCTCATCGGCCTGCCGCTGATCTGGGGCTTGAACGAGCTGGGCTGGCATCGCCTCGCGCAGGTGCCGTTCTGGCTCGGGCCGATCCTGGTCTACGTGCTGATCCCGATCGCGGACATCTTCTTCGGACCGGACGGCGACAACCCGCCCGACGAGGTGATGGAGTACTTGGAGAACGACAAGTACTACCGCTACCTCACCTACCTGTATCTGCCGCTCCAGTACGCCACGCTGCTCATGGCGGCCTACCTGATCACCGCCGACGAGGTGAGCTGGCTCGGCATCGACGGCGGCCTGCACGTGGTGGACAAGATCGGGCTGGCGATCACCGTCGGCATGATCGGCGGCATCGGCATCAACACCGCGCACGAACTCGGCCACAAGAAGGTCGACCTGGAGCGCTGGCTGTCCCGCATCGCCTTGGCCCAGTCCTGCTACGGGCACTTCTACATCGAGCACAACCGCGGCCACCACGTACGCGTCGCCACGCCCGAGGATCCGGCGAGCTCTCGGGTCGGCGAGACGTTCTGGGCGTTCTGGCCGCGCACCGTGTGGGGCAGCCTGAAGTCGTCCTGGCGCCTGGAGAAGGTCCGGCTGGAACGGCTCGGCAAGAAGCCGTGGAGCCTGCGCAACGAAGTGCTCAGCGCGTGGCTGATGTCGGTGGCGCTGTTCGCGGTCCTGATCGCGGTGTTCGGCATCGAGCTGCTGCCGTACCTGATCCTGCAGGCGGTAGTGGGCTTCAGTCTGCTGGAGGCGGTCAACTACCTCGAGCACTACGGTCTGGTGCGCCAGCGCACGGCCGGCGGCCGCTATGAGCGCCCCGCCCCGGTGCACAGCTGGAACAGCGACCACATCGTCACCAACATCTTCCTGTACCACCTGCAGCGGCACAGCGACCACCACGCCTACCCCACCCGGCGTTACCAGACGCTGCGCAGCTGGGACGGCGCGCCGAACCTGCCGAGCGGCTACGCGAGCATGATCCTGCTCGCCTACTTCCCGCCGCTGTGGCGCCGCGTCATGGACAAGCGGGTGCTCGCGCACTACGACGGCGACATCACCCGCGCCAATATCGATCCGCGCAAGAGGGAGAAGGTGCTGGCGCGCTACGGCTCCGCCGATGCCGGAGGTGCCGAAAGGGAGACAGCGTGA